The genomic stretch GTTGGGGCCGTCCGGTCGCAATGCCGGTTTTGCCATCGATCTGCCCCACGACATCGGGGCCGAGGACTACATCGGCGATATCGATCTGGCCCGGACCAGTCTGAAACTCAATCTGGCCGGCCAGTCGATCCTGCGTTGCCTGGTCGACCGGTTCAACATCGAGTGCCAGATGAAAGCCTGCGGCAAGTATCAGGCCGCTGTCGAAGAGCGTGGCATTGCGGTGCTGGAGGCTTATCGCCGGGGGCTCGACAAACTCGGTCAGCCTTATCAGATGATCGATGCGGACGAGTTGCCCTCGCACCTGGGGACGCACTTTTATCGCAAGGCCTTGTACACGCCCGGTGCGGTGCTGGTTCAGCCTTCGGCGCTGGTGAAAGGGCTGGCGGACAGTCTGCCGGCGAACGTCACCTTGTACGAACGCACGCCGATTCTGGAAGTGGAATACGGCGCCAAAACCTTGCTCAAGCACGCTCACGGCAGCATCACCGCCGACAAACTGATCCTGGCCAACAACTCGTTCGGCATGCGCTTCGGTTTTCTGCAGGGCCGCATGTTGCCGATCTACACCTACGCCAGCATCACTCGCCCGCTGACCGACGAAGAACAGACGCACCTGGGTGGCAAACCGTTCTGGGGCGCGATTCCGGCCGATCCGTTCGGCACCACGGTGCGCCGCACACCGGACAACCGCTTGCTGATCCGCAACAGCTTCAGCTTCAACCCCGACGGGCGCAGCAACAGCAAATACAACGAACGCTTCGTGCACCGTCACCGAGCCTCGTTCGATCAGCGCTTTCCGATGCTGCCGGGCGTGCCGTTCGAATACACCTGGGGCGGCGCGCTGGCCATGTCGAGGAACCACAACGGCTTCTTCGGCGAATTGGCGCCGAACGTTTACGGCGCGCTGGGTTGCAATGGCCTGGGCGTCACCCGGGGCACGGTCACCGGCAAGTTGCTGGCCGACTGGCTGGCCGGGCAGCGTGACGAGCTGATCGATTTCCTGCTGCAAGGGCCGGGGCCCAACGGCAA from Pseudomonas allokribbensis encodes the following:
- a CDS encoding NAD(P)/FAD-dependent oxidoreductase, with product MKVSSLPADDDSCGWFHLSRPRSPEPGHRGHRSARWVIVGAGFTGLAAARQLALSFPDDEVVLVEAQEVGLGPSGRNAGFAIDLPHDIGAEDYIGDIDLARTSLKLNLAGQSILRCLVDRFNIECQMKACGKYQAAVEERGIAVLEAYRRGLDKLGQPYQMIDADELPSHLGTHFYRKALYTPGAVLVQPSALVKGLADSLPANVTLYERTPILEVEYGAKTLLKHAHGSITADKLILANNSFGMRFGFLQGRMLPIYTYASITRPLTDEEQTHLGGKPFWGAIPADPFGTTVRRTPDNRLLIRNSFSFNPDGRSNSKYNERFVHRHRASFDQRFPMLPGVPFEYTWGGALAMSRNHNGFFGELAPNVYGALGCNGLGVTRGTVTGKLLADWLAGQRDELIDFLLQGPGPNGNPPQPFLSLGVNMNLKWGQYRAGRES